One Cellulomonas sp. NS3 genomic region harbors:
- a CDS encoding MOSC domain-containing protein, whose amino-acid sequence MSTDALVQPSVLSVSRSPRHAFSKPVEDEIRLVAGLGVEGDAHCGVTVQHRSRRHRPDPPPNLRQVHLIHAELFDEVATGGFVVRPGEMGENVTTQGVELLSLPRGTRLHLGRHAVVELTGLRNPCRQIDGFADGLMRAVLGRDADGNLVRKAGVMSIVLASGLVRAGDRIDVEVPVGAHEVLAPV is encoded by the coding sequence GTGAGCACCGACGCGCTCGTCCAGCCCTCCGTCCTGTCCGTCAGCCGCAGCCCGCGGCACGCGTTCAGCAAGCCCGTCGAGGACGAGATCCGGCTCGTCGCGGGCCTGGGCGTCGAGGGGGACGCGCACTGCGGCGTGACCGTCCAGCACCGTTCGCGCCGCCACCGCCCCGACCCGCCGCCCAACCTGCGACAGGTCCACCTCATCCACGCCGAGCTGTTCGACGAGGTCGCGACGGGCGGCTTCGTCGTCCGGCCCGGGGAGATGGGCGAGAACGTGACGACCCAGGGCGTCGAGCTGCTGTCGCTGCCGCGCGGGACGCGGCTGCACCTGGGCCGCCACGCGGTCGTCGAGCTCACCGGCCTGCGAAACCCGTGCAGGCAGATCGACGGGTTCGCGGACGGCCTCATGCGCGCGGTGCTCGGGCGCGACGCGGACGGCAACCTCGTTCGCAAGGCCGGCGTCATGAGCATCGTGCTCGCCTCGGGCCTCGTGCGGGCCGGCGACCGGATCGACGTCGAGGTCCCGGTCGGGGCCCACGAGGTCCTCGCGCCCGTCTGA
- a CDS encoding HIT family protein: MTDEPAAQECVFCAIVAGRAEASMVLEDETVAVWMDLNPVTHGHLLVVPRKHSVGLDDLDPVTSAHMWSVGHEMARALRRSSLGCAGINVLVCDGEAASQTVFHVHLHVIPRYPGDALGAPFAVETHEREKSLRDSDAQAVRAAMVSRPVAPVLPAEPGAPSAPRGEWGA, translated from the coding sequence ATGACCGACGAGCCGGCGGCCCAGGAGTGCGTCTTCTGCGCCATCGTGGCGGGCCGGGCGGAAGCCAGCATGGTCCTCGAGGACGAGACCGTCGCGGTCTGGATGGACCTGAACCCCGTCACGCACGGGCACCTCCTCGTGGTGCCACGCAAGCACTCCGTCGGCCTCGACGACCTCGATCCCGTCACCAGCGCGCACATGTGGTCGGTCGGTCACGAGATGGCTCGGGCGCTGCGACGGTCGAGCCTGGGCTGCGCGGGGATCAACGTCCTCGTCTGCGACGGCGAGGCCGCCTCCCAGACGGTCTTCCACGTCCACCTGCACGTCATCCCCCGCTACCCGGGAGACGCCCTGGGGGCACCCTTCGCGGTCGAGACCCACGAGCGCGAGAAGTCGCTGCGCGACAGCGACGCGCAGGCGGTCAGAGCCGCGATGGTGTCCCGTCCCGTCGCGCCGGTCCTCCCCGCCGAGCCTGGCGCCCCGTCCGCACCCCGAGGAGAATGGGGCGCGTGA
- a CDS encoding lactate/malate family dehydrogenase: MDVAVLGATGDVGRQVCTQLVERRVLPTSSRLQLVGRTGGSSARATHGLRADLVDAYDEHAPLIDVALAPEDVVADVVVVCAGVTAPPRAGASTDRTRLAAENHAVFDAYARALAAHGSGNEVVVVVSNPVELGVAVMARTLGRHRVIGMGAWLDTLRFRREIAVSLGLRRHRIGGFVAGQHGSDLVPLWSTVRVSGLDRAERRRAIDALRRGRTLATFGDEIADAQTRLLALAAEDIGAAFDLIDSWPPDLRAVARPWMTHQSGAKTAAGTASATVDLVDTLLDGREIVVAGQVLLDGEVGVGGTPLDGVLGVPVVLGPEGWTRALLDEPEPDEAELLVRCRDRIDASLAPWGLGRTGAVA; encoded by the coding sequence ATGGACGTGGCGGTGCTGGGAGCGACGGGTGACGTCGGGCGACAGGTGTGCACGCAGCTCGTCGAGCGGCGGGTCCTGCCGACGTCGTCGCGGCTCCAGCTCGTGGGGCGCACGGGCGGGTCGTCGGCGCGCGCGACGCACGGGCTGCGCGCGGACCTGGTCGACGCGTACGACGAGCACGCGCCGCTGATCGACGTCGCGCTCGCGCCCGAGGACGTGGTCGCGGACGTCGTGGTCGTCTGCGCGGGCGTCACCGCGCCGCCGCGCGCCGGGGCGTCGACGGACCGCACGCGGCTCGCGGCCGAGAACCACGCGGTGTTCGACGCGTACGCCCGGGCGCTGGCCGCGCACGGGTCCGGCAACGAGGTCGTCGTCGTCGTGTCGAACCCCGTCGAGCTCGGGGTCGCCGTGATGGCGCGCACGCTCGGCCGGCACCGCGTGATCGGGATGGGCGCGTGGCTCGACACCCTGCGGTTCCGGCGCGAGATCGCCGTGTCGCTCGGGCTGCGCCGGCACCGGATCGGCGGGTTCGTCGCGGGCCAGCACGGCTCCGACCTCGTGCCGCTGTGGTCGACCGTGCGGGTCAGCGGGCTCGACCGGGCGGAGCGCCGGCGCGCGATCGACGCACTGCGGCGGGGGCGGACCCTCGCGACGTTCGGCGACGAGATCGCCGACGCGCAGACCCGGCTGCTCGCGCTCGCCGCCGAGGACATCGGGGCGGCGTTCGACCTGATCGACTCGTGGCCGCCGGACCTGCGCGCGGTCGCCCGGCCCTGGATGACGCACCAGAGCGGCGCCAAGACGGCGGCCGGCACGGCGAGCGCGACCGTCGACCTCGTCGACACGCTCCTCGACGGCCGGGAGATCGTCGTCGCCGGGCAGGTCCTGCTCGACGGCGAGGTCGGCGTGGGCGGCACCCCGCTCGACGGCGTGCTGGGCGTGCCGGTCGTCCTCGGCCCCGAGGGGTGGACGCGCGCGCTGCTCGACGAGCCGGAGCCTGACGAGGCCGAGCTGCTGGTGCGGTGCCGCGACCGGATCGACGCGAGCCTCGCGCCGTGGGGCCTCGGGCGGACGGGGGCGGTGGCGTGA
- a CDS encoding nitroreductase/quinone reductase family protein, which produces MPNAYNDRIVDEFRARHGRVAEYEGSRLLLLTTRGARTGRPHTTPLGYLPDGDRVLVIASSLGAPTHPAWFHNLVADPTVTVEDGVFTYEARAEVLTGEERDRLYARAVEADPEWAEYQARTTRVIPVVALHRVSTGPPQGGSWGQALVLLHDAFRRELALVRDEIARGGTTLGAQLRVSCLTVCSGLHRHHEGEDTGMFPMLGQDPSLAPVLDRLRAEHAEIKALLDELQAAVGEDAADRDTADRDATLREVDRLVDELGRHLAYEEEQLVPVLDAARG; this is translated from the coding sequence ATGCCGAACGCGTACAACGACCGGATCGTCGACGAGTTCCGCGCACGCCACGGCCGCGTCGCCGAGTACGAGGGCAGCCGCCTGCTGCTGCTCACCACCCGCGGCGCGCGGACCGGGCGCCCGCACACGACCCCGCTCGGCTACCTGCCCGACGGCGACCGCGTGCTCGTCATCGCGTCGTCCCTCGGCGCACCGACGCACCCGGCGTGGTTCCACAACCTCGTCGCGGACCCGACCGTGACGGTCGAGGACGGCGTGTTCACCTACGAGGCCCGCGCGGAGGTCCTGACCGGCGAGGAGCGGGACCGGCTGTACGCGCGCGCGGTCGAGGCGGACCCCGAGTGGGCCGAGTACCAGGCGCGCACGACGCGGGTCATCCCCGTGGTCGCGCTGCACCGCGTCTCGACGGGCCCGCCGCAGGGCGGGTCGTGGGGTCAGGCGCTCGTCCTGCTGCACGACGCGTTCCGCCGCGAGCTCGCGCTGGTGCGCGACGAGATCGCGCGCGGCGGGACGACGCTGGGCGCGCAGCTGCGGGTCTCGTGCCTCACGGTGTGCTCCGGCCTGCACCGGCACCACGAGGGCGAGGACACGGGGATGTTCCCGATGCTCGGGCAGGACCCGTCGCTGGCGCCGGTGCTCGACCGGCTCCGCGCGGAGCACGCCGAGATCAAGGCCCTGCTCGACGAGCTGCAGGCCGCCGTGGGGGAGGACGCCGCGGACCGCGACACCGCCGACCGGGACGCCACGCTGCGGGAGGTCGACCGCCTCGTCGACGAGCTCGGCCGGCACCTCGCGTACGAGGAGGAGCAGCTCGTCCCGGTGCTCGACGCGGCGCGCGGCTGA
- a CDS encoding helix-turn-helix transcriptional regulator, with the protein MSSPAPRTQARPGRAGADSAVRQRRRALRITQAELAEASEVSRQTIIAIEQGDYAPSVFLALRIARTLGSTVEDLFGAPEPHPGGSA; encoded by the coding sequence ATGAGCAGTCCCGCCCCCCGCACCCAGGCCCGACCTGGACGGGCCGGTGCGGACAGCGCCGTCCGGCAGCGGCGGCGCGCGCTCAGGATCACGCAGGCCGAGCTCGCCGAGGCCAGCGAGGTCAGTCGGCAGACCATCATCGCGATCGAGCAGGGCGACTACGCCCCGTCCGTCTTCCTGGCGCTGCGCATCGCGCGGACCCTGGGCTCGACGGTCGAGGACCTGTTCGGCGCTCCCGAGCCGCACCCCGGAGGGTCAGCATGA
- a CDS encoding RNA polymerase sigma factor: MAQWEQLLEEVVRTRRMALIAYACLFTRDRVEAEELVQEAVVRTFSRARTWPDARSAEAYVRTAIRTSFLDATRRRRTWRDASHLFAGDRTGRSPDETAATGIDVRAALGDLPPRERACVVLRYIDDRTVADIAAELSLSDGAVKRYLSDGARRLRSALGDAVRWPDDPEVIPVTTRTTRSAS, translated from the coding sequence GTGGCCCAGTGGGAGCAGCTGCTCGAGGAGGTCGTCCGCACACGCCGGATGGCGCTCATCGCGTACGCGTGCCTGTTCACGCGTGACCGGGTGGAGGCGGAGGAGCTCGTCCAGGAGGCGGTCGTCCGCACGTTCTCCCGGGCCCGCACCTGGCCGGACGCCCGGTCGGCGGAGGCATACGTGCGCACGGCGATCAGGACGTCGTTCCTGGACGCGACCCGGCGCCGGCGGACGTGGCGGGACGCGTCCCACCTGTTCGCCGGGGACCGCACCGGCCGTTCGCCCGACGAGACCGCCGCCACGGGGATCGACGTCCGCGCGGCGCTCGGCGACCTGCCCCCGCGGGAGCGGGCCTGCGTCGTCCTGCGGTACATCGACGACCGCACGGTCGCGGACATCGCCGCCGAGCTCAGCCTCAGCGACGGCGCCGTGAAGCGGTACCTGTCGGACGGCGCCCGCCGGCTGCGGTCCGCGCTCGGGGACGCCGTGCGGTGGCCCGACGACCCCGAGGTCATCCCCGTCACGACCCGAACCACGAGGAGCGCATCATGA